From a region of the Dictyostelium discoideum AX4 chromosome 2 chromosome, whole genome shotgun sequence genome:
- the cpsf3 gene encoding DNA repair metallo-beta-lactamase domain-containing protein, whose protein sequence is MHHNNHHHGHHGRYQHHHNQHLKRPLKGGTEDDDILEITPIGSGSEVGRSCVLLKYKGKKVMFDCGVHPAYSGLVSLPFFDSIESDIPDIDLLLVSHFHLDHAAAVPYFVGKTKFKGRVFMTHPTKAIYGMLLSDYVKVSNITRDDDMLFDKSDLDRSLEKIEKVRYRQKVEHNGIKVTCFNAGHVLGAAMFMIEIAGVKILYTGDFSRQEDRHLMGAETPPVKVDVLIIESTYGVQVHEPRLEREKRFTSSVHQVVERNGKCLIPVFALGRAQELLLILDEYWIANPQLHHVPIYYASALAKKCMGVYRTYINMMNDRVRAQFDVSNPFEFKHIKNIKGIESFDDRGPCVFMASPGMLQSGLSRQLFERWCSDKRNGIVIPGYSVEGTLAKHIMSEPAEITRLDNVNVPLNLTVSYVSFSAHSDFLQTSEFIQEIQPPHVVLVHGDANEMSRLRQSLVAKFKTINVLTPKNAMSVALEFRPEKVAKTLGSIITNPPKQNDIIQGILVTKDFTHHILSASDIHNYTNLKTNIIKQKLTLPFAQTYHILISTLEQIYEQIIESTESTGGGGNEKPTITIYNEIKLIYNIGVSIILEWNSNTVNDMICDSIIALISQIELNPLSIKVRNPNFNNIDEKEEITKDDIEKEKEKEKEQQDGDDDDDDEIQIKVVSRKSRKLSNKLNTITEVKLLLEQQYGNFKVDENDPLILHFNLDNQKAIIHLETLTVESLDQILKQKIENSIKRIILSVSPIGNNLNQINNQDNENNIKMETDFK, encoded by the exons atgcATCATAATAACCATCATCATGGACATCATGGTAGATATCAACATCACCATAATCAACATTTAAAGAGACCATTGAAAGGTGGTACAGAGGATGATGACATTTTAGAGATTACCCCaattggtagtggtagtgaaGTAGGAAGATCAtgtgtattattaaaatataaaggTAAAAAAGTGATGTTTGATTGTGGTGTTCATCCAGCTTATTCTGGTTTAGTTTCATTACCATtttttgattcaattgaatctgATATACctgatattgatttattattagttagtca ttttcaTTTAGATCATGCAGCAGCAGTACCATATTTTGTTGGtaaaactaaatttaaaGGAAGAGTATTTATGACACATCCAACTAAAGCAATTTATGGAATGTTATTATCAGATTATGTAAAAGTATCAAATATAACGAGAGATGATGATATGTTGTTTGATAAGAGTGATTTAGATCGTAGTTTAGAAAAGATTGAAAAGGTTAGATATAGACAAAAGGTAGAACATAATGGTATAAAGGTGACATGTTTTAATGCGGGACATGTGTTGGGTGCTGCAATGTTTATGATAGAGATAGCGGGTGTGAAGATACTTTACACTGGTGATTTTTCACGTCAAGAGGATAGACATTTAATGGGAGCAGAGACACCGCCTGTTAAAGTGGATGTATTGATCATCGAGTCGACATACGGTGTTCAAGTGCACGAACCACGTCTAGAGAGAGAGAAAAGGTTTACGTCATCAGTTCATCAAGTTGTGGAACGTAATGGGAAATGTTTGATACCAGTGTTTGCGTTGGGTAGGGCACAagaattgttgttgatcctCGATGAATATTGGATTGCAAATCCACAATTGCATCATGTCCCCATCTACTATGCAAGTGCGTTGGCAAAGAAGTGTATGGGTGTCTATAGGACCTATATCAATATGATGAATGACCGTGTTAGAGCACAATTCGATGTATCGAATCCATTCGAATTCAAGCATATTAAGAATATCAAGGGTATTGAATCGTTCGATGATAGAGGTCCCTGTGTGTTTATGGCGTCACCTGGTATGCTTCAAAGTGGTCTCTCTAGACAATTGTTTGAACGTTGGTGCTCTGATAAACGTAATGGTATTGTGATTCCGGGTTATAGTGTTGAAGGTACCCTTGCCAAACATATCATGTCTGAACCTGCCGAAATCACACGTCTCGATAATGTTAATGTACCTTTGAATCTAACGGTTAGCTATGTTTCATTTAGTGCCCATTCAGATTTCTTACAAACCAGCGAATTCATTCAAGAGATTCAACCACCACATGTAGTATTGGTACATGGTGATGCGAATGAAATGTCACGTTTACGTCAATCATTAGTggctaaatttaaaacaatcaatGTTTTAACACCAAAGAATGCAATGAGTGTAGCATTAGAGTTTAGACCTGAAAAAGTTGCAAAAACATTAGGTTCAATCATTACAAATCCACCAAAACAAAATGATATCATTCAAGGTATTTTAGTTACAAAAGATTTCACTCATCATATACTTTCAGCTTCAGATATTCATAAttatacaaatttaaaaacaaacatAATCAAACAAAAACTCACTTTACCTTTTGCTCAAACTtatcatattttaatttcaacttTAGAACAAATTTATGAACAAATTATAGAATCAACGGAATCaactggtggtggtggtaatgaaaaaccaacaattacaatttataatgaaattaaattaatttataatattggtGTTTCAATTATATTAGAATGGAATTCAAATACTGTTAATGATATGATTTGTGATTCGATCATTGCTTTAATCTcacaaattgaattaaatccaTTAAGTATTAAAGTTAGaaatccaaattttaataatattgatgaaaaagaagaaattactaaagatgatattgaaaaagaaaaagaaaaagaaaaagaacaacaagatggtgacgatgatgatgatgatgaaattcaaataaaagttGTTAGTAGAAAATCTAGAaaactttcaaataaattaaatacaattacagaagtaaaattattattggaaCAACAatatggtaattttaaagtagatgaaaatgatccattaattttacattttaatTTAGATAATCAAAAAGCAATCATTCATTTAGAAACTTTAACAGTTGAATCTTtagatcaaattttaaaacaaaaaattgaaaattcaattaaaagaatcatTTTATCAGTTTCTCCAAttggaaataatttaaatcaaattaataatcaagataatgaaaataatattaaaatggaaactgattttaaataa
- a CDS encoding hypothetical protein (CONSERVED HYPOTHETICAL PROTEIN), giving the protein MNGADISLIVLAGFVGFIVLIIILNLFSKIFIVEKGTCVIVERFGKFHKKCDAGIHVLVPFIDEIKPLLWRYTTTYYDSNIYTTGKQNYKVTQKLMYKIDTRESLMDFPLQSIITRDNVKIKVHPMLLYRIVDPIRAVYEVYDLALCVEKLVQTSLRSIIGDMGLDDTLASREEINKTLMLKISSIFLNFGFKLEKVEILEILPSQSIQDALHLQISSERVRRANVISAEGFREQTKTEAEGDCQAQISLSRGRQQVLIISARAEAESKIIEAQAEADSIKIIGDALKEFNIEPTQYIIGTKYITTLISMAKKSKSVNIGLPYSSQILGSVKKL; this is encoded by the exons ATGAATGGTGCAGATATTTCATTAATCGTTTTAGCAGGTTTTGTTGGATTTATTgtgttaataattatattgaaTCTTTTTTCAAAGATCTTTATAGTTGAAAAAGGCACATGTGTCATTGTAGAAAGA TTTGGTAAATTTCACAAGAAATGTGATGCAGGTATTCATGTATTAGTACCATtcattgatgaaattaaaccaTTACTTTGGAGATATACAACAACTTATTAtgattcaaatatttatacAACAGGTAAACAAAATTATAAAGTAACTCAAAAATTAATGTATAAAATTGATACAAGAGAGTCATTAATGGATTTTCct TTACAATCAATTATTACACGTGATAATGTAAAGATTAAAGTACATCCAATGTTACTATATCGTATTGTTGATCCGATTAGAGCAGTTTATGAAGTTTATGATTTAGCATTATGTGTAGAGAAATTGGTTCAAACATCACTAAGATCAATCATTGGTGATATGGGTTTAGATGATACTTTAGCCTCAAGAGaggaaattaataaaacattaaTGTTAAAGATTAGTAgtatctttttaaattttggttttaaattagaaaaagttgaaattttagaaattttacCTTCACAATCAATTCAA GATGCATTACATTTACAAATTTCATCAGAACGTGTACGTAGAGCAAATGTAATTTCAGCAGAAGGTTTTAGAGAACAAACTAAAACAGAAGCAGAAGGTGATTGTCAAGCtcaaatttcattatcaagAGGAAGACAACAAGTTTTAATTATATCTGCAAGAGCAGAGGCTGAATCAAAGATTATTGAAGCACAAGCTGAAgctgattcaattaaaatcattggtGATgctttaaaagaatttaacaTTGAACCAACTCAATATATAATTGGTACTAAATATATAACTACTTTAATTTCTATGgctaaaaaatcaaaatctgtTAATATTGGTTTACCTTATTCTTCTCAAATTTTAGGTTCTGTTAAAaagttgtaa
- a CDS encoding hypothetical protein (Similar to Homo sapiens (Human). mucin 2 (Intestinal mucin 2)): protein MGNSNANEIYQEESEVDEINRNKFIVDLRNDKNDVSLKLFNKLNEDEKQKYFISRIKNYLTDQNYDLNYLVDNIDVKITSLCSKYRNFCYPELFNKDGIPVNKGIIIMDQDNMDERVQKSIFGLSNLFSGLFGAIIEAKLLCPRVTSTSGLIGVDNIPHLIGGALLGGGSSGLLGGLLGGGSGGFKTQTPVPTQPNGGGTGFIGGFISGGSTNGGVTPSLTPTPTSKPSSGFLGGFIGGGGSTPTPAQTLSSTPTPTSTPTPNPTQKPVSSFLGGLFGGSTTGTTQPIQTPSPTQPLPTPTPTTTPTQSQTPTPTPTKESGFLGGYFGGYNTPTPTPTPTTTTTATQSQTPTPTPTKASAPTPTQTQTLTPTPTLTPTPTQTPTITPTLTPTPTQTQTPTPTPTKASASGFFGGFLGGINTPTSTPTQTSTQTPTPTQTPTQTPTQTPTTQTPTPTPTQTPTPTQTPTPTQTPTPTPTQTHTPTPTPTQTQTQTQTQTQTQNSTQTQTPTQTQTPKPTQTQTQTQTPTQTPTQTQTQTQTQTQTPTQTQTSTPTQTQTQTPTQTQTPKPTQTKTPTPTQTQTQTPTQTQTPKPIQTQTQTPTQTQTPTPTQTQTPTQTQTQTPTPTQTHSTPPPSNLLPVDTSVNFQI from the exons atggGAAATTCTAATGCAAATGAAATCTATCAAGAAGAAAGTGAAGTTGATGAAATAAAcagaaataaatttatagttGATTTAAGA aatgataaaaatgatgtatctttaaaattatttaataaattaaatgaagatgaaaaacaaaaatattttatatcaagaattaaaaattatttaacagATCAAAATTATGATTTAAACTATTTagttgataatattgatgtAAAGATTACTTCATTATGTTCAAAATATAGAAACTTTTGTTATCCTGAATTGTTTAATAAAGATGGGATTCCAGTTAATAAAGGTATAATTATTATGGATCAAGATAATATGGATGAAAGAGtacaaaaatcaatatttggtctatcaaatttatttagtgGTTTATTTGGTGCAATCATTGAAGCAAAATTATTATGTCCACGTGTTACATCAACTTCTGGTTTAATTGGAGTTGATAATATCCCACATTTAATTGGTGGTGCTTTATTAGGTGGCGGATCTTCAGGTTTGTTAGGTGGTTTATTAGGTGGAGGTAGTGGTGGTTTTAAAACTCAAACCCCTGTACCTACCCAACcaaatggtggtggtacTGGTTTCATTGGTGGTTTCATAAGTGGTGGAAGTACAAATGGTGGTGTAACACCATCTTTAACTCCAACTCCAACATCGAAACCATCAAGTGGTTTTTTAGGTGGATTTATAGGTGGTGGTggatcaacaccaacacccgCACAAACACTTTCATCAACTCCAACCCCAACCTCAACTCCAACCCCAAATCCAACTCAAAAACCAGTATCTAGTTTCTTGGGTGGTTTATTTGGTGGTTCAACAACTGGTACAACACAACCTATTCAAACACCTTCACCAACCCAACCACTACCTACACCAACACCTACAACTACACCCACTCAATCACAAACACCAACACCCACTCCAACTAAAGAATCTGGTTTTTTAGGAGGCTATTTCGGTGGCTACAATACACctacaccaacaccaacacctacaactacaactacagcCACCCAATCACAAACACCAACACCCACTCCAACTAAAGCATCTG caccaacaccaacacaaaCTCAAACCctaacaccaacaccaacactaACACCAACCCCAACTCAAACCCCAACAATAACACCAACActaacaccaacaccaactcaaactcaaacaccaacaccaacaccaacaaaagCATCTG CATCTGGTTTCTTTGGAGGCTTTTTAGGTGGAATCAATACACCAACCTCGACACCAACACAAACATCAACtcaaacaccaacaccaacacaaaCTCCAACGCAAACACCAACACAAACACCAACAACTCAAactccaacaccaacaccaacccAAACTCCGACTCCAACACAAACTCCAACTCCAACACAAACTCCAactccaacaccaacacaaaCCCacacaccaacaccaacaccaacacaaaCACAAACACAAACACAAACACAAACACAAACACAAAATTCAACACAAACACAAACTCCAACACAAACACAAACTCCAAAACCAACACAAACACAAACTCAAACACAAACACCAACACAAACACCAACACAAACACAAACACAAACACAAACTCAAACACAAACACCAACTCAAACTCaaacatcaacaccaactcAAACTCAAACACAAACTCCAACACAAACCCAAACTCCAAAACCAACTCAAACtaaaacaccaacaccaactcaAACCCAAACACAAACTCCAACACAAACTCAAACTCCAAAACCAATACAAACTCAAACACAAACTCCAACTCAAACtcaaacaccaacaccaactcaAACTCAAACACCAACTCAAACTCAAACTCAAACACCAACCCCAACTCAAACGCATTCTACTCCTCCGCCATCCAATCTATTGCCAG TGGATACATCggtgaattttcaaatataa
- a CDS encoding IWS1 family protein: METENNNIEGNVVATTTVVEKVQEEQTTTTAMNTQKVETTTTASTTEDNKESINQPTDNTNEDDISNKLHHKKIMLEEDDEDDEDDEILSTQIPVVNSTSQENNNGGELKEKTDKVGGEDNAEKEVSPPPPPTTTTTTTTTTTTSDSNQENKNEEGEEEEDEEEEVEEEEVEGDKKETKEERRERKKAKKEAKKAKKEAKKAKKEAKKLAENEEEGGNNSNSNSNNNDNENEGVEVSKTTGDVDFDEETTEQTEQDGEDGEEKKPKRLGRKKSKKSHSTTTTTDDKEDDVFDEEMTASQEEPKKKRKKDEDEDYQDEEEEQPQENNENENENGGEEDEDYSSGGGSKKKKRKSSKKEPKEPKEPKEPRKKKKESNENSFSKDLGKRNIQRKIDVGKVIESEKPAVIDLIDRMNIAFQEDNVANKQKKPALNKTKLLPEVDAMLSKKILHSTCISNGIFDVISEWLKPLPDGSQPNHKVKEVLLKGLFDLPPPSSEMECTPRIGRAITLIKRSETETPSIKKLAYDIFDKWTRPSQIRQEFNDVHVDQKQIQSPLHSSANGDDNLQLLSKKYTDYLPEHIKHATGCKKVTLDYVNRPINSGINQHRPVDSPVRTINRIDKEIASKLKKTTYKGSPRAHNISVEGRRMFS; the protein is encoded by the exons atggaaacagaaaataataatattgaaggAAATGTGGTTGCAACCACAACAGTAGTTGAAAAAGTTCAAGAAGAAcaaactacaacaacagcaatgaATACACAAAAAGTCgaaactacaacaacagcatCAACTACAGAAGACaataaagaatcaattaatcAACCAACTGATAATacaaatgaagatgatatttcaaataaattacatcataaaaaaataatgttggaagaggatgatgaggatgatgaggatgatgaaATTCTTAGTACACAAATACCAGTAGTAAACTCAACTTCACAAgagaataataatggtggtgaattaaaagaaaaaactgATAAAGTAGGTGGTGAAGATAATGCTGAAAAAGAagtatcaccaccaccaccaccaactacTACAACCACTACAACCACTACAACCACTACATCTGATTCAAatcaagaaaataaaaatgaagaaggtgaagaagaagaggatgaagaagaagaggttgaagaagaagaagttgAGGgtgataaaaaagaaactaAAGAAGAAAGaagagaaagaaagaaagcaAAGAAAGAAGCTAAAAAAGCAAAGAAAGAGGCTAAAAAAGCAAAGAAAGAAGCAAAGAAATTAGCAGAGAATGAAGAGGaaggtggtaataatagtaatagtaatagtaataataatgataatgaaaatgaaggtGTAGAAGTTTCAAAAACTACAGGtgatgttgattttgatgaaGAGACAACAGAACAAACTGAACAAGATGGTGAAGATGGTGAAGAGAAAAAACCAAAAAGATTAGGTAGaaagaaatcaaagaaatcacATAGCACCACAACCACTACAGATGATAAAGAGGATGATGTATTTGATGAGGAGATGACTGCATCACAAGAGGAaccaaagaaaaagagaaagaaagatgaagatgaagattatCAAGATGAAGAGGAAGAACAACCACAAGAaaacaatgaaaatgaaaatgaaaatgggggtgaagaagatgaagattacagtagtggtggtggtagtaaaaagaagaagagaaAGTCATCAAAGAAAGAACCAAAAGAACCAAAAGAACCAAAAGAACcaagaaagaaaaagaaagaatcaaatgaaaattcattcTCAAAAGATTTAGGTAAAAGAAATATTCAAAGAAAGATCGATGTTGGTAAAGTTATAGAGAGTGAGAAACCAGCAGTCATTGATTTAATCGATAGAATGAATATCGCTTTCCAAGAGGATAATGTTGCAAACAAACAAAAGAAACCAGCACTCAATAAAACCAAATTATTACCAGAGGTGGATGCAATGTTATCAAAGAAAATTCTTCATTCAACTTGTATTTCCAATGGTATCTTTGATGTTATCTCTGAATGGTTAAAACCATTACCAGATGGTAGTCAACCAAATCATAAAGTCAAGGAGGTCCTTTTGAAGGGTCTATTTGATCTTCCACCTCCATCAAGTGAAATGGAATGTACTCCAAGAATTGGTAGAGCCATCACCCTTATCAAACGTTCGGAGACTGAAACACCATCCATTAAAAAGTTGGCATATGATATCTTTGATAAATGGACTCGTCCTTCTCAAATTAGACAAGAGTTTAATGATGTGCATGTTgatcaaaaacaaattcagTCACCATTACATTCAAGCGCcaatggtgatgataatttaCAACTCTTATCAAAGAAATATACTGATTATTTACCTGAACATATTAAACATGCAACTGGTTGTAAAAAAGTTACTTTAGATTATGTTAATAGACCAATTAATAGTGGtatt aatCAACATAGACCAGTTGATTCTCCAGTTAGAACAATCAATAGAATCGATAAAGAAATTGcatcaaaattaaagaaaacaaCATATAAAGGTTCACCTCGTGCTCACAATATTAGTGTTGAAGGTCGTCGTATGTtctcttaa
- a CDS encoding MIZ-type zinc finger-containing protein: MVSHRFSTVEQKEIVEGVFSRDQNTFNNYFVSKIFDLKKLKVDEIKAILKIVRHYRPNTRLQGNKPQLLSSLESIAFGPSSSSSSSSSSSSSSSSSHHNHNHNNNRIAPPTPQYALKPNAIYLQQRLQEIERIHNAQRQLESIYPNISTNNNNSTTTTTTTNNNSNYNSSNNNSNSNNNFNYNNNNNNYNNNNYNNYNNYNNNYNNNNYNYNGSINSEHHNQASNNFQLQVQKLNGGINNFTDNVQEPPRQYKDTMQNITRFIFTMQNKSSSDYNNPSVQKKLQLNDSSFEEKQSPFFQELDKLVITSFVSTVTVSFSLDLETWKIIEAAQQKLLNPSLPPPPLKDDYSIQIRLYNKQSGSDIHYGSDIYLSVNGKSINNEQFKKIRTKSFSNPCVIQKPIDITHLVKRSDNRVNLQIQNRTSGIMVVQLLKNQTLQQVVEEIKMKSEMEESQSADKRQKKNEDDLEELTYDLTVRCPLSFKRIEYPAKSKKCTHNQCFDLCSFTEYSNQQQLWNCPICHAVAPPNLLLIDPFFQKLLSQAPSTCEIITIFPDGHWEYKNESAENFSDDDGKDDADGGGDGDKTTTTANNIEIVDLLDSDDDGNNNNNNNNNNNNNNNNNNNNNNNNNNNNSNDIPTQTVSTSSVATTMTPSTLTTLDQSATTLDQSATTLDQLAAASTTTTTTTNLGSESVPYDEEEEEEEDSGDSDEFRSSPIEEEEGEEEDEEEEEEEDSGDSEIYSFYSRAGINAGEDEEDDDEDEDDDDECECGKVHSNKRKNILHSSVYYRNEFLKNAKKNKKNSDNNNTNINNINNINNNNNSRNNSATDPIVIDDD, translated from the exons ATGGTAAGCCATCGCTTTTCAACGGTtgaacaaaaagaaattgttGAAGGCGTATTTTCTAGGGACCAaaatacttttaataattattttgtatC taaaatatttgatttaaagaaattaaaagttgatgaaattaaagcaATATTAAAGATTGTTAGACATTATAGACCAAATACAAGATTACAAGGGAATAAACCTCAATTATTAAGCTCATTAGAGAGTATAGCTTTTGGTCCATCCTCCTCATCTTCATCCTCCTCATCCtcctcatcttcatcatcatcttctcatcataatcataaccataataataatagaatagCACCCCCAACACCACAATATGCTCTAAAACCAAATGCAATTTATTTACAACAGAGACTACAAGAAATTGAGCGAATACATAATGCTCAAAGACAATTAGAATCTATATATCCAAATATTTCTactaacaataataatagtactactactaccaccaccactaataataatagtaactataatagtagtaataacaatagtaatagtaataataacttcaattataataacaacaataataattataataataataattataataattataataattataataataattataataataataattataattataatggtAGTATTAATTCAGAACATCATAATCAAGCatctaataattttcaattacaagttcaaaaattaaatggtggaattaataattttacagATAATGTTCAAGAACCACCAAGACAATATAAAGATACAATGCAAAATATAACTAGATTTATATTTACAATGCAAAATAAATCAAGCTctgattataataatcctTCAGTTCAAAAGAAACTACAACTTAATGATAGTAGTTTTGAGGAAAAACAATCACCATTCTTTCAAGAACTTGATAAATTGGTGATAACATCATTCGTTTCCACTGTAACCGTTTCATTTAGTTTAGATTTAGAGACTTGGAAAATCATTGAAGCAGCACAAcagaaattattaaacccatcattaccaccaccacctctaAAAGACGATTACTCAATTCAAATTAGGTTATACAATAAACAAAGTGGTAGTGATATTCATTACGGTTCAGATATATATTTATCAGTCAAtggtaaatcaattaataatgagcaatttaaaaagattagaactaaatcattttcaaatccATGTGTAATTCAAAAACCAATTGACATCACCCACTTGGTGAAAAGATCTGATAATAGAGTCAATTTACAAATTCAGAATAGAACAAGTGGTATCATGGTTgtacaattattaaagaacCAAACTCTGCAACAGGTGGTTGaggaaattaaaatgaaGTCGGAAATGGAGGAATCTCAATCGGCTGATAAGAGacaaaagaaaaatgaagatgatttGGAAGAGTTAACCTATGATTTAACAGTTCGTTGTCCTTTAAGTTTTAAAAGGATTGAATATCCTGCTAAATCTAAAAAGTGCACTCATAATCAATGTTTTGATTTATGTAGTTTTACAGAGTATtcaaatcaacaacagcTTTGGAATTGTCCAATTTGTCATGCTGTTGCTCctccaaatttattattaatagatCCATTCTTTCAAAAACTTTTATCACAAGCACCTTCAACTTGtgaaattattaccatttttcCTGATGGTCATTGGgaatataaaaatgaatctGCTGAAAATtttagtgatgatgatggtaagGATGATgctgatggtggtggtgatggtgataaaaCTACCACTACTGCTAATAATATAGAGATTGTAGATTTACTTGactctgatgatgatggtaataataataataataataataataataataataataataataataataataataataataataataataataataataataatagtaatgatatTCCAACTCAAACTGTATCAACTTCAAGTGTTGCAACCACTATGACACCCTCAACTTTAACGACATTGGATCAATCAGCAACGACATTAGATCAATCAGCAACTACATTAGATCAATTAGCAGCAGcatcaacaactacaacaactacaacaaatcTCGGTAGTGAATCTGTTCCTTATGATGAagaggaagaggaagaagaggaTTCTGGAGACTCTGATGAATTTCGAAGTAGTCCTATTGAAGAAGAGGAGGGGGaggaagaagatgaagaagaagaggaagaagaggaTTCTGGAGACTCTGAGATATACAGCTTTTATTCAAGAGCAGGAATTAATGCAGGTGAGGATGaggaggatgatgatgaggatgaagatgatgatgatgaatgtGAATGTGGTAAAGTTCATTCAAATAAACGTAAAAATATACTTCATAGCTCTGTTTACTATagaaatgaatttttaaagaatgcAAAAAAGAATAAGAAAAATAGTGACAACAATAAcactaatattaataatattaataatattaataataataataattcaagaAATAATAGTGCAACTGATCCAATtgtaattgatgatgattaa